One Halanaerobium hydrogeniformans genomic window, AACTTTAATCTTGGTTCTGACTATGAAAATGTTTTAAGCTGTGCCAATGATGTAGAACCTGATTATCAGGAGAAAGACCCTGATAAGAATTCATTCTATGCCATCTTTGATAAAGAAAAGTGTGCTGGCTGCAAACTAAAATCAGAGTGCAGAATAAAAAGCAACAAAAAACATAATTCAGTCAGTTTTACTGAACAACGATATGAAACAGGAAAACTAAGAGAAACAATGGGAGAAAAAGAATACATCCAAGAATGTAACCAGAGAGCAGGCGTAGAAGGAATACCTTCTGTTTTCAGACGCAAATATGATGTCGATGATATGCCGGTCAGGGGTTAAGTATGTCAAAAAATCTGGTTTGGATTCAAAGTTGCAGCAGCAAACTTCAAAAAGTTGCTGAAAGGACTGGAACCATCCACCTCCTGAACCAGGTAAGTCTTTTTTACACTATATAATTTTATTTTTACTGATAAATGAGAAATTTATTACTCAAGACCTTAGATAATTTTATTTCTAAGGATATTTATTTAGTCTTTTTGGGGGCAAACCATAATATAGAATTATGGATCTCCAGATTTAAGTGCTTTGTTTTATTAATCATTTCTTGAATTGGATTCGTTATAGATTATTTCAGACTTTTTGCAGTGCAAATATTTATTTTTTTAAAATAAAGGAGTTTACAGAATATTCGTGAACATTAACATTATAAGCTGTTATTATTTTAAATGAGAGGAGGCAAAAAAATTGTTTGTTGAAAATACTTATTATTTAGAAAAAATAAGTGATGCATGGGAAAAATTAGCAATTAGTGGTGATATAGAAGAATCTATCAGAGATAATATTAAAGAATCATGGAATAGATGTATTAATGATGATAATAATAAATTAAACCCAATAACTGATAAACCAACTGATGTAATAATAAGGGGTAATAAATTAAAAGAAATTAAAGAACAAAATAGCAAATTAATTTATTACTGTTTGCCTAAAATGAAAGAGCTATACTCTCTGGTAAAAGGTTCAGGTTATAATGTAATTCTTGCTGATAACAAAGGTTGTATTTTAAAAGTTATAGGAGATAAAAGTTTGGCTTTTTCTAAAAAATATGATATTATCGAAGGCGCTAATTGGTCAGAAGAAGTACAGGGAACTAATGCAGTTGGAACTTTAATTAAAAACAAAACACCGGTTACAATATTTTCTAAAGAACATCTTCTTAAAAAAAACCATGATTTAGTTTGTACAGCAGTACCAATCATAGATAAATTCGGTTATATATGTGGAGTATTATGTATGGCTGCCAATTATAAAAATATTCATCCTCATACATCTGCACTTTTAAAAAAAGTATGTGAGGATATTAACAGAGAGCTAATTGTTCAGAGTAAGGATTATAGTTCGTTAAATAACAGCTTAAAAAACAAGCAAAAAGAAGAAACTGCTGATTATAATTTTTCTGATATAATTTATAAAAGTCTTAAAATGAAAGAATTAATGAAAGCTGCAAAAAAAGTAGCATTTAATGATTCTACGGTTTTGATTCATGGCGAAACCGGAACAGGTAAAGAGCTTCTGGCACAATCGATTCATAATTATAGTTTTCGTTCAAACAAACCATTTGTTGCTGTAAACTGTAGTGCAATACCGGATGATTTGTTTGAAAGTGAATTTTTTGGTTATGAAGAAGGTGCATTTACAGGCGGGAAAAAAGGTGGTAGAGTAGGAAAACTTGAATATGCAGATGAAGGAACAGTATTTTTAGATGAAATTAATAATTTAACCAAAGTAAATCAGGCCAGATTATTAAGAGTAATTGAAGAGCAGAAAATCACTTCATTAGGAAGTAATAAGAGTAAAAATATTGATTTAAGATTTATTGCAGCTTCAAACAAATCGCTTGCTAAACTTGTTGAAGAAAATAAATTCAGAAAAGATCTTTATTATAGATTAAATGTTGTCAATCTAAATATTCCACCTCTAAAAGAGAGGAAAATTGATATTTTAGTATTGGCAAATTATTTTTTAAGAAAATTAGGTTATAAATTCAATAAAGGTAGTCTTAAAATTGGAAGGGAAGCAAAACAAATATTCTTAGATTATAACTGGCCGGGAAATGTCCGAGAACTGAGGAATGTAATTGAAAGCGCATTAAATTTAATGGACAATTCTATACTTAAATTAGAGCATATACCTAACCACATCAGAAAGATTCTTAATGATAAGGGAAATAGAATTCTTACTTTTGATGAGTATGAAAAGAAATTTATTAGAGATGCTTTAGTATTTTTTGATGGCAATATCACTTTAACAGCTAAACAGTTAAACATTGCGAGAAATACTCTTTATAGGAAGCTTGAAAAATATAATATTAGTGGTTGTTAGAAAATCTAACACTAATTGAATAATATATAAAGCCTTACATCTCAACTTTTAATCTCCTTAATTTATTGATTAGGGAGGTTTTTTTATTTTTATATGAAAGATGTGTAACTAAACCTAACAGTTTTTTAAATTTTGTGAATTTATTAACTATATATTTCTTTGGAATTGACACTAATAATAGGAATAATAGCTATTTTTTTTGATTGGCATAATTAATGCATTTAAATATATGTAAATTGAACTCCTAACTAATTTGTAAAGGAGAATTAAAATGGATAGTAAAATTCTAAGAATTAATATGTCAGAACTTAAAATTAATGAAGAAGAAGTTTCTAAAGATTATTTGCTTTTAAATGGTAGAGAATTAACTACAAAAATTATGAGTGATGAAATTCCTGAAAATTGTAACCCACTAAAAGAAAAAAACAAAGTTGTAATAGCTCCAAGTATATTAAATAATACTAATTCATCATGTTCAGGAAGACTTTCTATTGGAGCTAAAAGCCCTTTAACTTTAACTATTAAAGAATATAATTCTGAAGCAGTCTGCAGCCACAAATTAATTAAACTCGCTATTAAAGCAATAATTATAGAAGGCCTTTCAGAAGAAAATAAATTTTATAAAGTAATAATAAAAAACGAATCAATTGTACTTGAACTTGCTGAAGAATATGAAGGTATAGGAAGTTATAATTTAATTGACTTAATTAAATCTGAATATGGAAACGAAATTGTTTTAATTTCTATTGGAGTTGAAGCAGAAAATAAAATGATTGCTGCTGGGATATCCATTAATGATGTGGATAGCCATTTTCATAGATATGCTGCAGGAGGGGGGTTAGGAGCAGTTTTAGCTGCGAAAGGGGTTAAAGCTTTAATAATTGATAATAATAATTCTGATAAAGCTGAATTGCATAATAAGGCAAAGTCTAATCTATCAGTAAAAAAGTTTGACTAAAGTTATATTATAAAAAAAGAAGGGAGTTGGTTATTTGAATTGATGGTTCATATTTAGTATTTTAGTTTTGAAGCTGACAGAGTTATATTTTTAAAATTCAAATTAATAATAGGAGGTTTCTAAATGGCAATTACAAAAGATAAATTAACTTATGGAATTAAGCCTTATAATGAAGATTGGGGTACTGGTGTTTCTGGTATGAATGCGGAGACTGCCTCTCCATTTGAAAGAATTCGCAATTGGAGAAAACAATTTTTAGATACTCCGCTAACTCTTGATGAAGAAAGGGCAATTCTTTGGACAGAAGCTTTAAAAGGAAATGAAGATAAACCACAGATTATAAGAAATGCAGAGGCATTGGCCTATGTGTTGGAAAACATTCAAATTCATATTGGCGATTACGAATTAATTTTAGGTAACATGGCTGCTCCGCCTCGCTGTGCACCTGTGTTTCCAGAGTTTTCTTATGAATGGATGTTAGATGAATTAGAAAATGCTCCTTTTAACGAAAGAGACGGAGATAGATTTGAATATAATAAGAAAACTAAAAACAATTTAATGAACCTGGCTGAATTTTGGAAAGGTCAAACTGTTCATGATTTAGCTAAAAATCTAATGAGTGAAGAAGAATTAAAAGGAACGGGCGGGTATGGGAAAGGTCTATATTTACTTGGGAATTATTTTTATGGTGGAGTTGGTCACTGTTCACCTAGATATGAAAAACTTTTAGATTTAGGCTGGCAGGGGATCAAAGAACAGGTAGAAAAAAATTATGCTAAAATAGATATGACAGATCCTGAAGGAATAAAAAAAGCAGCATTTTACAAAGCAGAATTAATTAGTGTAGAAGCAATAATGAATTATATAAAAAGATATGCTCAATATGCTAGAGAAAAAGCTGAAGCAGAAAGTGGTGCTCGTAAAGAAGAATTAATGCAAATGGCAGATAACTGTGAATGGATTTCAGAAAATCCACCAAGAAATTTCTGGGAAGCAATGCAGATGTGGTGGTTTATTACAGTTACTATAACTATAGAAGGTAATGGACATTCTATAGCATATGGAAGATTTGATCAGTATATGTATCCATTTTATAAAAAAGATATTGAGGATGGTACTTTTTCTAAAGAATTTATACAAGAATTAATTGAATGTGGTTGGATAAAAATAAGTGAACTGACCAAAATTAGAGATGCCGGTTCTACAGCTGCTTTTGGTGGTGTTGAACTTGGTGGAACTTCTTTAACCCTCGGTGGAGTAACACCTGATGGTGATGATGCTACAAATGATTTATCATTTATGGGAATTGATGCGTTAGCTCATGTAAGATTACATGCACCATGGATAACAACAAGACATCATATCGATGAACCTAAAGAATGGATGCTAAAATGTACCAAAGTTGCAAAAATGGGATTTGGTTTACCTTCATTTTTCAATGATGAAGTAATTATTCCTTCTATGTTGAACAGGGGCAGAAAAATTGAAGATTGTCGTGACTATAATGCACTTGGTTGTGTTGAGCCAGATGCAGGAGGTCGTGAATATGGCTGGCATGATGCTGCATTCTTTAATATGAACAAAGTACTTGAGCTTGCTATAAACAATGGAAAATGTATCAACTGTAGTTCTGACTGCCCTATTTATGAAAATTGTGTAGGAGCTGGCTCACAGCTTGGTTTAGAAACAGGTTCACTTGCTGATTTTGAAACATTTGAAGAAGTAAAAGAAGCATATGAAAAACAGATGGAATACTGGGTTGATCGTTTAACTGCTGCTCTTAATTCTTGTGATATAGCTCATATGGAGCGCAAACCACTACCATATTTATCACTACTTATCGAAGATTGCATAGATAAGGGGGTTGATGTTACAAGAGGTGGAGCTAGATATAACTTTATTGGTCCTCAGGGTGTAGGTGTTGCAAATGTAGCTGATGGGCTTTCCAATATTAAATATCTTGTTTTTAATGAAAAAGAGATAAGCGGAGAAGAATTATTAGAAGCTTTAGAAAAAAATTGGGAAGGCTATGAACCTATTTATGTTAAAGCAAACAGCAGCAATATACCTCATTACGGAAATGATGATGACTATGCAGATACATTAGCTAAATACGGGGCCAATGTATATTGTAAAGAAGTAGAAGAAAGACCGGCTGCTCATGGGGGTATTTTTCAGCCTGGATTATATCCTGTTTCTGCTAATGTTCCACATGGTGCTATGCAAGCTGCAACACCTGATGGTAGGAAAGCTGGTGAAGCAGTTGCAGATGGAGTTTCCCCTGTTCATACAAGTCGGGCTTCACATGATATTTCTGGACCTACAGCATTATTTAAATCTGTATCTAGTCTTGATCATGCAAGAGCATCAAATGGTACACTATTAAATACAAGATTTGCGCCATCAACACTTGAAGGTGAAACAGGTGATGAAAACTTCATGGCTTCAATGAGAGTATATTTTGAACGCAAGGGTATGCATAATCAGATTAATGTAATTAGCAGTGAAGTATTGAAAGATGCTATGGAAAATCCTGGAAATTATAAAGGTCTACTTGTTAGGGTAGCTGGATATAGTGCTTTCTTCACTGAACTTGATTCTAGTTTACAAAAAGATTTAATTGAAAGAACTGAGATGTCTTATTAAATATATGGAGGTTTGACAAATATGAAACTAAACTTAAAAACTGCATTAAAAATGATTGAAGCGGCTGAAGCAAAGGCAGAAGAAATTGAGGTGC contains:
- a CDS encoding aldehyde ferredoxin oxidoreductase N-terminal domain-containing protein produces the protein MDSKILRINMSELKINEEEVSKDYLLLNGRELTTKIMSDEIPENCNPLKEKNKVVIAPSILNNTNSSCSGRLSIGAKSPLTLTIKEYNSEAVCSHKLIKLAIKAIIIEGLSEENKFYKVIIKNESIVLELAEEYEGIGSYNLIDLIKSEYGNEIVLISIGVEAENKMIAAGISINDVDSHFHRYAAGGGLGAVLAAKGVKALIIDNNNSDKAELHNKAKSNLSVKKFD
- a CDS encoding glycyl radical protein; translation: MAITKDKLTYGIKPYNEDWGTGVSGMNAETASPFERIRNWRKQFLDTPLTLDEERAILWTEALKGNEDKPQIIRNAEALAYVLENIQIHIGDYELILGNMAAPPRCAPVFPEFSYEWMLDELENAPFNERDGDRFEYNKKTKNNLMNLAEFWKGQTVHDLAKNLMSEEELKGTGGYGKGLYLLGNYFYGGVGHCSPRYEKLLDLGWQGIKEQVEKNYAKIDMTDPEGIKKAAFYKAELISVEAIMNYIKRYAQYAREKAEAESGARKEELMQMADNCEWISENPPRNFWEAMQMWWFITVTITIEGNGHSIAYGRFDQYMYPFYKKDIEDGTFSKEFIQELIECGWIKISELTKIRDAGSTAAFGGVELGGTSLTLGGVTPDGDDATNDLSFMGIDALAHVRLHAPWITTRHHIDEPKEWMLKCTKVAKMGFGLPSFFNDEVIIPSMLNRGRKIEDCRDYNALGCVEPDAGGREYGWHDAAFFNMNKVLELAINNGKCINCSSDCPIYENCVGAGSQLGLETGSLADFETFEEVKEAYEKQMEYWVDRLTAALNSCDIAHMERKPLPYLSLLIEDCIDKGVDVTRGGARYNFIGPQGVGVANVADGLSNIKYLVFNEKEISGEELLEALEKNWEGYEPIYVKANSSNIPHYGNDDDYADTLAKYGANVYCKEVEERPAAHGGIFQPGLYPVSANVPHGAMQAATPDGRKAGEAVADGVSPVHTSRASHDISGPTALFKSVSSLDHARASNGTLLNTRFAPSTLEGETGDENFMASMRVYFERKGMHNQINVISSEVLKDAMENPGNYKGLLVRVAGYSAFFTELDSSLQKDLIERTEMSY
- a CDS encoding sigma-54 interaction domain-containing protein, encoding MFVENTYYLEKISDAWEKLAISGDIEESIRDNIKESWNRCINDDNNKLNPITDKPTDVIIRGNKLKEIKEQNSKLIYYCLPKMKELYSLVKGSGYNVILADNKGCILKVIGDKSLAFSKKYDIIEGANWSEEVQGTNAVGTLIKNKTPVTIFSKEHLLKKNHDLVCTAVPIIDKFGYICGVLCMAANYKNIHPHTSALLKKVCEDINRELIVQSKDYSSLNNSLKNKQKEETADYNFSDIIYKSLKMKELMKAAKKVAFNDSTVLIHGETGTGKELLAQSIHNYSFRSNKPFVAVNCSAIPDDLFESEFFGYEEGAFTGGKKGGRVGKLEYADEGTVFLDEINNLTKVNQARLLRVIEEQKITSLGSNKSKNIDLRFIAASNKSLAKLVEENKFRKDLYYRLNVVNLNIPPLKERKIDILVLANYFLRKLGYKFNKGSLKIGREAKQIFLDYNWPGNVRELRNVIESALNLMDNSILKLEHIPNHIRKILNDKGNRILTFDEYEKKFIRDALVFFDGNITLTAKQLNIARNTLYRKLEKYNISGC